GGCTGGCGATGACGTAGTAGGCGACCTTCTGCGCGGCGCGGACGCCGAGGAAGGCCTCCTTGGCGAACATGAACGGACGCAGGTAGAGGCTCTGGTCGGCCCCGCTGGGTACCCAGCGACCGTCGACCGCGATCAGCTCGCGCAGCGACTGGATGAAGTACTCGGTCGGAAGCTCGGGCAGCGCGAGGCGGCGGGCGCTGGCCTGCAGGCGCGCGGCATTGCGGTCGGGGCGGAAGGTGTGGATCGAGCCGTCGGCGTGGCGGTAGGCCTTGATGCCCTCGAAGATCTCCTGTGCGTAGTGCAGGACGGACGCCGCGGGGTCGAGCGGGATCGGTCCGTACGGCTGCACGCGGGGCCGGTGCCAGCCGCCCTTGACCGACCAGCAGATGTCGACCATGTGGTCGGTGAAGACCACACCGAAGCCCGGATTCTCCAGCACCTCGGCCAGCCGCGCGGGCGACGCGGCGGTCAGGTTCTTCGTGACGGCGAACTCCAGGGGAGCCACGGTCGCCTCGGCATCGATGGTCGTCATCTCATCATCCATTCCTCGTGGGTGGGCGCATCCTCGCGCCCGTTCAGCCTACGCCTGCGGTCAGAGTCGTGCGGTGATCGCGGAACCGATCTCCGCGGTCGTGCGCGCCGCGCTGCGGGCGGCGATGTCGGCCTCGACCGCGGCGCTCACCCGCGCGGATTCGGCGGAGAGGCCGAGGTGGTCGAGCAGCAGCGCGATCGAGAGGATCGCCGCCGTCGGATCGGCCTTCTGCTGACCGGCGATGTCGGGGGCGGAGCCGTGCACGGGCTCGAACATCGAGGGGAAAGCGCCATCGGGATTGATGTTGCCCGAGGCGGCGAGGCCGATGCCGCCCGTGACCGCTCCGGCGAGGTCGGTCAGGATGTCGCCGAACAGGTTGTCGGTGACGATGACGTCGAAGCGCGAGGGGTCGGTCACCAGGAAGATCGTGGCCGCGTCGACGTGCAGGTAGTCGACCGTGACCTCGGGGTGCTCGGCCGCGATCTCGTTCACGATGCGCTGCCAGATGGCTCCGGCGTGGACGAGCACATTGGTCTTGTGAACGAGCGTGAGCTTCTTGCGGCGACGCTCCGCGAGCTCGAAGGCGTAGCGCACGACCCGCTCGACACCGAATGCGGTGTTCACGGAGGTCTCGTTCGCGACCTCCTGCGGGGTGCCCTTGCGGATCGCCCCGCCGTTGCCGACGTACGGCCCCTCGGTCCCCTCGCGGACCACGACGAAGTCGATCTCCCCCGGCGCGGCCAGCGGTCCGGGAGCTCCGACGAAGAGCTTGGAGGGACGCAGGTTCACGTAGTGGTCGAGCGAGAAGCGCAACCGGAGCAGGAGTCCCCGCTCGATGTTCGCGTCTTTCAGTCGCGGGTCCCCCGGCGTTCCGCCGACGGCGCCCAGCAGGATCGCGTCGTGGGCGGCGATGGCGGCGAGGTCGTCAT
Above is a window of Microbacterium aurugineum DNA encoding:
- a CDS encoding 3-isopropylmalate dehydrogenase, encoding MSRVVKLAVIPGDGIGPEVIAEAEKVLDAVTAASDVVFEKTRFSLGAGRFLETGDTLTDDDLAAIAAHDAILLGAVGGTPGDPRLKDANIERGLLLRLRFSLDHYVNLRPSKLFVGAPGPLAAPGEIDFVVVREGTEGPYVGNGGAIRKGTPQEVANETSVNTAFGVERVVRYAFELAERRRKKLTLVHKTNVLVHAGAIWQRIVNEIAAEHPEVTVDYLHVDAATIFLVTDPSRFDVIVTDNLFGDILTDLAGAVTGGIGLAASGNINPDGAFPSMFEPVHGSAPDIAGQQKADPTAAILSIALLLDHLGLSAESARVSAAVEADIAARSAARTTAEIGSAITARL